The uncultured Bacteroides sp. DNA segment CTTTACTTGTTCTTTTCATGTTCAATAGTATTGGTTTTATTCGTAATGTTTTTAGCTAGAGGATATGCTAATAACTGCAATCCTGCAACAATAATTAATGCATATTTAAGAGCGAAATCTTGTGATATGCAATAGGCGAGAAAGATGAACAATAACAGACCAAATGCTCTTCCCAAGAAAAGTCCGAACTCGTGGCTAAGGATATAAGCATATTCGTTTCTGTTCTCAATTTTAGCTACAACATCAATGGTTCTCATCATAATGGGAAAATAAGCCAAATCGAACAATGGTTGAAATATCACTTTACACAACACAAAAAGAATGACTCCCATCGCAGAGAAAAGCATTCCATTAAATAATGTACCTACGAAGAAAAGAATCAATCCACCAACAAATATTTTCAAGCGGTCCTGAGGTCTGGCTATACGTCCGAGGATATAAACTAAAATAGCAGTTAAAGCACCACTTGTTCCTTGTATCAAACCCAATGCACCTTCGTCTCCCACTAATTTCAAAACCAATATAGCCGGAGCTGTAACGAGGAAACCTTGTACCATTCCTTTCAATGAAGCTAGTAGCAACATCTTTTTCCAAAGTATATTGAAACGAAAGTAGATGAATGATGTTTCCTTTGGGTTGGCAAATTTACCTTTCCATAGAACCATACAGGCAATGATGGTAATCCCTATCATCACCATCGTTACAATGCGATAGGATGTATTGATATCAATGAGCATGCCCCAGATTTCCTTGCCATCAATCTGGCTGATGAAAGCTCCGATAATCAAAGGAATGCCGATAGAAGCAATGGAAAAGAAGAACGACTCCAAACCAAAGAAGTAGTTTCTGTTATTATCATTTGTGTTGTAAAGGGCTAACAAATACCTGTTTGTCCAGAAGAAACCGGAAGCGGCCCCCATCAAGAATCCTGCCAATCCTAACTCCGCAAAACCTAGATTCTTAAGAGCCATCATTCCAAACATGGAAATGCCGCTCACAAAGATGCCTACGGAATAAAGTCCTTTCACACTGTATTTCTTCAACAAGAAGCCATTGATAAGCGAGGTGGTAACGATACCTGTATACATGGCCAATTGATAGAATGCAACCATTACCGGATCGCTGGTGTTGCGCATGATATAGGCACCGACAAATATTTCTACAACCGGAAGAACTAGGGCATATAGCATATTTGTGACCAACAAGGTGCGCATGTTGTGCTCCTGCTGCTTAAAGAATAAATATTCTTTTTTCAGTTTATTCATCTTGATATTTATATTACTTTTAAGGTATTCAATATTTCAGAAATAGAGAGTTCAGCTTTACAAATCACTTCATCGCTGGCTCCGTAATATATAGTAACGGTATCTTCTTCAATTAAATGTCCGTTGGTAAATATCACATTGCCGAAGAACCCGGTTTGTTCGTATGTTGCAATCGGTTCCATAATTGGTTCATCGCTTCTTGCGATTACTTTGGAGGGATCGTTTAAGTCGAGCAGCAAAGCTCCGAGACAATATCGGTGATTGGAGTTAGCTCCGTGATATATCTCCAACCATCCTTTTTCTGTCTTTATCGGAGCAGCTCCGGCACCTACCCGGGCAGAATCCCACATATCATCACGTGTCGTTGCCACACATTTATGATTACCCCAATGTAACCGGTCGAATGATTCCGCTAGCCATATATAGTTACCACCAAGTTCAGGACTGCTGGGGCGATGAAGAGCAAAGTATTTATCACCAATTTTCTCTTCAAATAAGGCGCAATCTTTATTGTGAGGAGGAAATATCATTCCATGGCGCGTATAGTTTTTCCAATCGTTGGTATGAACTAGGCCTACCCCAACGGCGATGGAAGATACTTCAGTGAAAGTCAAATAGAAACCATCTTTGCTTGTTGCTACCCGACAGTCTTCAATCCCAAACGACTCCAAGTCTCCTTGCCCGAAGATCGGTGGAAATTCAACTTCATCTTTAAAATGTATTCCGTCTTCGCTCGATACAAGTCTGAGGTAAGACATGGTTGTCAGATAGTTTTTTCCTTTGTAGCCAATGACACGTGGATCGGAAGCATCAAGATCGGGATCGCTCTTTGAAAAAGAGACTACTTCAATCTTGCCTTCCTTATTATATATAGGGAAGCTAATCACACCTTCTTTTTGTATCGGGCGTTCTGCAACACGTAAAAGTAGCCAAATTTTTCCCTGATATCTGAATACTCCGGGATTTAACAGGCAAGTAATTTCCATTCCACTTATTCCTGCTTTTAAATCCTTTGGAGCCAATAAAGGATTTGCCTCACATCTTTTTGCTATATCCATGGTTTTTCGATTTAATTAAATATTCTGCTGGCAAATGTATGGTAGTAGTCGGTGGAGAATGGTTACTATAGTCTCAAATGGGTATACACATGTTCAATAACATATTTTAAAGAGCTTTTTGATTTATGAGATACTTTGTTTTGTTCTATCGGATTGTCGTCAAAATGAAACAAGGTTTTCCTGATTATAATGAAGATGTAATCTTGTAACAATTCCTTAAAACAATTGTAACATCGAAGGTGTTTCTTTGTAGACAGAATAAATCTGAACCGAATGATAGGGTTATTTAATGATTGCTTTCCCCCAATAATGGACGGAGTGTCTCTGACTACGCAAAACTATGCATATTGGTTACATCAGAGAACACACAATGTTTGTGTTGTTACTCCGAAATCTCCTGAAGCAAAAGATGAAGGTGAATATCCTGTGTACAGGTATTCGTCTATCCCCATACCGATGCGCAAACCTTATCGACTAGGATTTCCCCGCATTGACTGGCCTTTTCATGAACGCATCAATCGGCTTTCGTTTGAATTGCTGCATGCTCATTGCCCTTTTTCCTCCGGAGCTTTGGCTATGCAAATAGCCCGAACACAAAAGGTGCCCATTGTCGCTACTTTTCACTCTAAGTATAGGGCTGATTTCGAACGGGCCATCTCCAGTAAGTTGGTGGTAGATATTCTTATAAAGAGAGTGATCCGGTTTTATGAGGCGGCTGATGAAGTATGGATTCCTCAGGCGACGGTAGAAGAAACACTTCGGGAATACGGCTACAAGGGAAAGGTGGAAGTGGTGGACAATGGTAATGATTTCGTGGGCGGCGATTCTGTTCCCATGCTTCGTGCAGAAGTACGTGCGCAACTTGGCATCGCTGACAATGAATTTATGTTTCTGTTTGTGGGCCAGCACATTTGGGAAAAGAACCTGGGCTTTTTGCTCAATGCTTTGTCTCTTCTCAAAGAATTACCTTTTAAAATGTACTTTATTGGTTCCGGCTATGCCTCCCAAGAGTTGAAGCGGATGGTTGAAACTTTATCCCTTTCCTCTAAAGTTTCTTTTGTGGGTAGCATTAGCGAGCGCGATGAACTGAAGAGGTATTATGCCGCCGCCGATTTGTTTCTGTTTCCTTCTCTCTATGATAATGCTCCCTTGGTGGTGCGAGAAGCCGCTGCTCTGTCTACTCCATCTGTATTGATTAAAGGTTCCACCTCAGCCGAGATAGTCACCGATTCTTATAATGGATTCCTTTCGGAGAATACTGTTGAAGATTTTGCGGCAAGACTGAGAAACTTAATGGAGACTCCTCAACTCATCAAACAGGTTGGCATCCAAGCCACAAACTCCATTGTACGTTCTTGGGAAGATGTAACCGGAGAAGTCTATGATCGATATACCAATTTAATGAATAGAACCCTGAAAAAATAACCTTATCTGCCGTAGTGATATGACGACTGAAATCAAAACGTTTAAAGGGTTTTATATCCTCCTTCCTGTTATTATTGGCCTGTCCGTGGTGGCTTGGTTATTCTATCAAGAATTTAATGCAGCGCTTTTTGCCGGCATTCACTTTTCTACGCAGATGCTTGTCGGTATCTTGATGGCTTTTCTATTGATGTTTGGACGGGATCTCGGATTAATGTGGCGTTTTCGCGTGATCACTGACAATACACTGACGTGGCGGCAAACCTTCAATGTGAATATGCTCTGTGAGTTTACCTCTGCCGTAACCCCTTCTTCAGTGGGTGGAAGTAGTCTTATTGTTTTGTTTCTGAACAAAGAAGGCATTAACATGGGGCGAAGTTCAGCGTTGATGATTTCTTGCTTGTTTCTCGACGAACTATTTTTAGTTTTAGCTTGTCCGCTGGCTCTTTTACTTTTCTCCTTCGATGAGCTTTTTGGAGATCCCACTATTTTGTCTTCGGGCATCAAAATCTTATTTTTTGCTGTATACATTGCCATAGTCCTCTGGACGTTTTTACTTTATATTGCTCTCTTCAAGCGTCCTGAGTACGTAAAGAGGCTATTGCTTGCTTTGTTTTGTCTGCCTTTTCTTCGTCGCTGGCGTAAGGGAGTGGAGACTCTGACCGAAAACTTGGTTCTTAGTTCGGGTGAGATGAGCCGCAAGCCTTTTTTGTTTTGGCTGAAAGCTTTTGGTAGTACTTGTCTCTCTTGGTTCTCGCGCTATCTGGTGGTTAATGCTTTATTCTTTGCCTTTTCCACTCAGGGAGATCATGTGTTGGCTTTTGCCCGGCAACTCATCCTTTGGGTAGTGATGACTATTAGTCCCACTCCCGGTGGCAGTGGGCTGAGCGAGTATTTCTTTCAGGTCTATTATGCTGATTTCTTTTCCGTTGCAGGCATGGCGTTAGTGGTTGCTTTCGTGTGGAGAGTGATAAGCTATTACATGTATCTCATCATTGGTGCCATCATTATTCCAAACTGGATAAAGAAGATGAAAAATTAAAACGGTTGTAACACGACTGTAAATCAAACGTAAAATCTTGTCTCTATTTTTGTGGAAAGAAAAAAAGAAGTCACAACATGAGAACAATAGAATCACAACAACAGAATCGTTTTGCATTGATTGGAGCAATAATGGTTGCCGTTAGCTTAGTTTTTTTGCTATACGTGGGCACTTCTCTTTATTATTCCGGCAAGAAGTTCCAAGAACAGACTCATTCTGTTCAGCTCGTCTCTAAATAACAGGTTTCCTCTATTCATTTTTCACCCGTCATTTTGTCAGTTTCCTTCTGCCAAACAGAGTTTTTCTCTCTTTGGCATACTTTTGGCATACTCTTCTACGTCCGCTATTTTGATGCGGAACAAAACTAATATAATAGTATAACATAAAACAAAAGAACTATGAACATTAAACCATTAGCAGACAGAGTGCTTATACTCCCTGCACCTGCAGAAGAAAAAACAATTGGTGGTATCATTATTCCTGATACAGCAAAAGAAAAACCTTTGAAAGGTGAAGTTGTGGCAGTAGGTCACGGTACAAAAGACGAAGAGATGGTATTGAAGGTAGGCGATACTGTTCTATACGGTAAATATGCCGGAACAGAACTCGAAGTAGAAGCGGGTAAATACCTCATTATGCGTCAGAGCGACGTTCTCGCTGTTTTGGGTTAATAAAAAGATAATATAGTAAAACAATAAAATTGTAAAAACATTATGGCAAAAGAAATATTATTCAATGTTAGTGCCCGCGACCAACTGAAAAAAGGCGTTGACGAGCTTGCAAATGCAGTGAAAGTAACTCTCGGCCCGAAAGGACGTAACGTTATCATCGAAAAGAAATTCGGTGCTCCTCAAATCACAAAAGATGGTGTAACGGTTGCTAAAGAAATTGAATTATCTGATCCTTTCCAGAATACCGGTGCTCAACTGGTGAAAGAAGTTGCTTCAAAAACAGGCGACGATGCTGGTGATGGTACTACTACAGCTACTGTTTTGGCTCAAGCTATCGTAGCCGAAGGAGTGAAGAATGTAACTGCCGGTGCTAATCCAATGGATTTGAAACGTGGTATTGACAAAGCTGTCATCAAAGTAGTTGAAGCGATCAAAGCACAAGCAGAAAAAGTTGGAGACAACTATGATAAGATAGAGCAGGTTGCTACTGTTTCTGCTAATAATGATCCTACAATTGGTAAACTGATTGCCGATGCTATGCGTAAAGTTTCTAAAGATGGTGTGATCACTATTGAAGAAGCAAAGGGTACGGATACTACTATCGGTTTGGTAGAAGGTATGCAGTTCGACCGCGGTTATCTTTCTGCTTATTTCGTAACTAACACTGAAAAGATGGAGTGCGAAATGGAGAAACCATACATCCTTATCTATGATAAGAAGATCTCTAACTTGAAAGACATGCTTCCTATTTTGGAACCTGCCGTTCAAACCGGTCGTCCATTGTTGATCATTGCCGAAGATGTAGATAGCGAAGCATTGACTACTCTGGTAGTTAACCGTTTGCGTTCTCAATTGAAAATTTGCGCAGTGAAAGCTCCCGGCTTTGGTGATCGCAGAAAAGAAATGCTCGAAGATATTGCTATCCTGACAGGTGGTTTGGTTATCAGCGAAGAAAAAGGGTTGAAACTAGAACAAGCTACTCTTGAAATGCTTGGTACTTGCGACAAAGTAACAATTTCTAAAGATAACACTACCATCGTAAACGGTGCAGGTGCAAAAGAAAATATTGAAACACGTATTGGTCAGATCAAAGCTCAGATAAAGAGCACTACCTCTGATTACGATCGTGAAAAACTTCAGGAACGTTTGGCTAAGTTGTCAGGTGGTGTAGCTGTACTTTATGTAGGTGCTGGTTCTGAAGTGGAAATGAAAGAGAAGAAAGATCGCGTTGACGATGCACTTTGTGCAACTCGTGCAGCTATCGAAGAAGGTATTGTTCCCGGTGGTGGTGTAGCTTACATCCGTGCCATCGAAGCTTTAGAAGGCTTGAAGGGTGATAACTTGGATGAAACAACCGGCATTGAAATCATCAAACGTGCTATTGAAGAACCGCTTCGTCAGATTGTGTTTAATGCTGGCAAAGAAGGTGCAGTTGTTGTTCAGAAAGTACGTGAAGGTAAAGGTGACTTCGGATACAATGCTCGTACCGATGTATACGAAAATATGCATGCTGCAGGTGTGGTAGATCCTGCTAAAGTAGCTCGTGTAGCTTTGGAAAATGCTGCTTCTATTGCAAGCATGTTCCTTACTACTGAATGTGTTATAGTAGAGAAGAAGGAAGATAAGCCAGAAATGCCTATGGGTGCTCCCGGAATGGGCGGTATGGGTGGCATGATGTAAACTCATTTTTCTCTGATAAAAATAAAAGAAGAAGGCTGTTTCCTGTTAAAAGGAAGCAGCCTTTTTACTTAAAATACTGTATTATAGCTTTTTTATTGTTTATTGAGAAACGTTTTTGATAGTGTTAAAAACCTATTTTGAAATAGACTTTTAGTACTTATGTAATAACCTTTCTGTTTATTTTTTGTTTCCTTTATATTAAAACATTAGCCGAAGTATAGTTTTAACTTTTTAAATGATTGGTGAGATGGATAAAAGAGAAATTGGCTGCAATGCAGGAAAAATTTGGCAAATACTTAGTGATAATGCCAATTGGAACTATGGTGATTTAAAGAAAAAATCGGGTCTAAAGGACAAAGAGCTTGGTGCTGCTATCGGTTGGCTGGCACGTGAAAACAAGATCGAATTTGAACAAGAAGGGGAAGAATTATACATTTACTTGTGTGTCAACGTATATATTGGTTGATAGCCTCTCTTAGTTGACAGATTCCCCGAGAAACTCCTCAAAGGAGTTCCTCTAGGAATCGTGTGCTTTATTCGCTTACTTTGTCTTCCTTCTTTTGCTTACTATTCTTCACCTCTATGATGAAAGCAAGGATTAATCCTGCACCTCCGAACAATAATACGCAAGAGCCATAAACAACACCCGAAATTTGCCGAATTTGCCAACCACTATCTTGCATCTCCGTACCATAAAAAGGGAAATAGTTCACACAGATAAGAAAACCAACGAGAAGTCCCAAGCCTACTCCCATGAGCAAACATCCCGCTTTTAACGCACTGAATGAAAAGTTGTTTTGTACAAGTTGCGGTAGAGGAATTTTTTGGAGTGACGAAAGGTCTATTAATTTGTCGTTCATCTTTTCGATGATAGTCAAGCGTTCGCGCTTACGCACAAAAAGTTCAAACAGTCTGTAAATACCTAAGGTAACGATGCCCACAATGAGGGGGGCCATAATAAAATCCATCATAATCGTACTGTATTAAAGTGAATACTTTTGTTCTTTGCACTATTTGACGCAAAAGAATGGGAAAGGTTACAAGCTTTTCAATAAAATAATAGTTAGGGTCTATTGAGTAATAGCAATTAATTGGTTCTTAATAGAATAGTTCTTCTCTTTTTTCTATTTGATTAAAAATAATTATCTTTGAGTGTTTAATGATAACACTATGAAGTATAAATCACAAGGCATGCATCAGGCATCTGAATCTCTCCGATGAGGAACGGATACTTGCCATTCAATAAACCTTAAATAATAATATGTATGAGAGTGTACAAAATGTTGATTATGTCTTTTTGCATGTTTAATGTCTTTGCAGCTAATGCGCAAATTACAAAGAAATACATGAACGATGACATCGCTAAATTAGCAATGTATCAAGATGGAAATGATTACCAGAAAGATTTACTTCTTTTTTTAGATATGCTAAAAGAATGCCATCCCGCTTTCTCCTCAGAATTTATTCCTCCATTTGACATTGATAGTTTAAAAAGAGTAGGGTATGAGTGGGGAAAGTCATGCTCTTCTATTGCACAGCTTAGAACTTACTTACAATCAATAGCAACTCAATTAAATGATGGCCACACCACTCTATTGCCAGTTATCAATAAGAGTCTAATCTATCCTTTTATGTTATTTAAGGAGAATGGGAGAGTGTATTTGAGAGGTGTTAATCAAGAATATAAGGCTTTGTTAGGGAAAGAGATTATTGAAATAAATTCTCAAAAGACATTGAAAGTGATAGATAGCTTTAGAACGTTGATCAGCTGCGATAATGATACGTATTTCTATGATAAGGTTGAAAGCTTTATGCAATTGTATTCTATGTGGGAAGATCATATCTATTGTTTGCCAGACTCTACTTTACAATTTAAATTTTCTGATGGGAGTATGATCCCCATTCGCCCTATCTCAAAAAAAGAAATAAATCTATCTGTGTTGCCTGATAACTTGTCGCCCAATTCGATAAGGAAAAACACGAAATTGCCTTTCCTTTATGAAATAGTACCGGAAAAGAAAATTTGTTATCTTCAGTTTAATACGTGTGTGGATCAAAGTTCATTACGCTCTCAATATGAGATGATTAAAGCTGAAAATAAAATGTCGGAAGAAACTATAGAAAAGAAATTGTCGCAAGTTCCTAGATTTGATGATTTTTTAGCTGATATGTTTAAAAAGATTAGAGAGGAGAAAATCCAGACATTAGTAATTGACGTAAGGGACAACTCGGGAGGTAATAGTAGATTGTGTGATGTTCTACTTTCATGGCTAAAACCTTACGAGGACATAAAAAGGTTTAGTTCTTCAATCCGCTTTTCTAAGCTATGGGAGGAGACTTATCCCTCGTTAGCAAATGGATATAGGCAAGCTTTGTTGAGACATGAAAATTCTTATGAGATAGGGAATATCTATAGTAGTGCCTTTTTGTCTTCTTTGACAAATAAAGGAAACTCTACGCAGGGGAAAGGAAAAGAATACTTTAGACTGAATAGAGACTATAAATTAATTTTTGAGGGCAATATTGTTTTTATTCAGAATGCTAAAACATATAGTAGTGCGGGGTTGCTAATTTCAACAGTGATGGACAATAATATGGGTATTGTTATTGGGAGTGAAAGCTCGTATAAGCCTTGCAATTATGGAGATATATTATATTGGGAGTTACCTAATACAAATATTAAGGGAACTCTTAGCCATAAAGTATTTACTCGTCCTAATATTGCTAAGTGTACGGATACATCTCTGACTCCTACTGTTCATCTAACTCCATCTTGGTTGGAAGTCTTAGGCAATAAAGATATATGTTGGGAGTGGATTTTATCTCATTATTGAGCTTTTGTTGAGTCGGAAAACGCATCTCCAGAGCTAATTATAATAGTATGGAAATAATTCTCAGTTTAGATCTGTAACCTTTTCCGTTGAGCTGCGTCTAACGGAGTACATTCATAAGTACGCATGGAAGCGAAAGACGAAACACGGTACATTCAACGGATACTCGATGGAGAAACAGAACTTTATGCAGTTCTGCTCGATCGTTATAACCGTCCCATCTATTCACTTATCGTGCAGATGGTTTCGTGTCCGGAAGATGCGGAAGAATTGGTGCAGGATACTTTTTTGAAGGCGTTCCGCAGTTTGGGAACTTATAAAGGAGAGAGTCGTTTCTCTACCTGGTTGTATCGGATTGCTTATAACATAACGATATCGTTCACGAGGAAGAAACGGCAAGAGTTTTTGTATCTCGAAGACAGTACAATAAACAATGTGCCTGATGAAAAAGCGGAGGAGATACTTTGTCCCACTGACGACGAAGAACGTATAACTGCTCTGATTCAGGCTATTGAATTCTTAAGTGCAGAAGAAAAAGCTGTTATTACGCTTTTTTATTATGAACAGAAATCAATAGAGGAGGTAGGTGAGGTATTGAACCTAACTGTTTCTAACGTAAAGGTCAAGCTACACCGCATTCGCAAAAAAATAGTTTTGTTAATGAGTAAAAAGGAGGATGCATCCTCATGGAAAGGAGAACAGTAATATGGAAACAAACAAAAATACAAATACTGCGCTTAGGCAGGCCCTTGAGAGTAGGCGTGAGGGTAGTTTATCTTCTAACTTCACTTTCAGGATGATGGAACAAGTTCGTATTGAAGCTCAGAAGCAACGTAAACGCAAAGCTATGGCAGGCTCTGTTTTGCTTATCACTACTTCTTTATTGTTGATAGCTCTGGCTGTTTACGCACTTGCTTTTCGTATGAATATTAGGTGGAGTGACTTTATGCCTCAGGTGAATATCTCCGAATCATCTTCTATGATAGGCTTTTATGGTTACATTGCAGCGCTTGTGCTGGTTTTGCTTGGTTTGGATCATTTATTGAGGGCTACCAAACGAAAGAAAGGTTTCTGAACTGACTGGAATATAGATTTAGATAGCGCTTTATCTATATTTCTCTATAATATCTATCTCTTTCAACAAGTTAGCCGTTTTTTGATTTTATTATTCTTTTGATTAATCAACATCACACTGAAGAGAATTACAATCAGGCCAACTATCTGTATCCATGTAATATTTTCTTTTCCCAGTGTCGTACCGATGAAAACCGCAACAAAGGGATTAACATAGGCATGTGTACCTACTTCTGTAGCCGGACGCACTTTCAATAGCCATACATAGGAGGAATAAGCTAAAATAGAACCGAATACAATCAGATAAGCTAGTGATAGCCATGAAGTAGCCAGAACAGTGTTCAGATTGGTATTCATTATATCTCCACTGAATACCGCACATATCCAGAACATGGCACTGGCAAAGAGCATCTGCCAAGCAGATCCGGCAAATGCATTAACGTCTTCTTCACCCGATGAACGGTATTTGGTATACAGTGTACCTAGTGCCCACGAAATACAGCCGAAAATAAGCAAAAGTATTCCGTATTCCCGATGCTCGCCGAGTTGGTTGTCAAGGTTAAATTGCTCGACGTATAACATTATTACGCCAAGAAGACCAATAACTATACTTGATATTATAGCCGGACTGTGGAAGTTTTTTTCCCACATGGATTTATCAAATAGCATTATCCATATGGCAGTAGAACTGGCTATAATTGCCACCAGATTGCTACTTACATATTCTTGTGCTAGCATTACCACTCCCATGTCGATAAACAGCAACACAACACCGCTGATAGCTGATTTTTTTATCAAGCTTTTCTTGAATACAGGTTCTCCACGATACCAACACCAAAGTAACAATATTAATCCTGCCGTAGTAAAGCGAAACGCACCAAGCAGGAATGGTGGCAGCCCTTTCAGGGCTACACCTATGAAATAATAGGTAGAGCCCCAGACTACATAAATAAGGAAGTAAGCAATCACGATGTTTAGCTTTCCTTTATTCGTTCCGTTTAATTGTTTCATGTTCC contains these protein-coding regions:
- a CDS encoding EamA family transporter, coding for MKQLNGTNKGKLNIVIAYFLIYVVWGSTYYFIGVALKGLPPFLLGAFRFTTAGLILLLWCWYRGEPVFKKSLIKKSAISGVVLLFIDMGVVMLAQEYVSSNLVAIIASSTAIWIMLFDKSMWEKNFHSPAIISSIVIGLLGVIMLYVEQFNLDNQLGEHREYGILLLIFGCISWALGTLYTKYRSSGEEDVNAFAGSAWQMLFASAMFWICAVFSGDIMNTNLNTVLATSWLSLAYLIVFGSILAYSSYVWLLKVRPATEVGTHAYVNPFVAVFIGTTLGKENITWIQIVGLIVILFSVMLINQKNNKIKKRLTC